The segment CAAAATCCTTTACATCAATGAGGACAGCATCAGAAACCCAATCTAAAATCACAGCATATTGTCCTGTTGCTATTTTAAAGGGCTTACTATGAAATTGAATAGCAGGCAACCCAATTGAACGCATAAAATCTAATAAAAAAGCTTCTTTTATTAATGCTTGCTTAGCAGATGTTATCTTTTCTCTTATACAAGCAAGGCCTAATGCATCATCCTCTAATTGACATACTTGCTTAAAAGATCCAGCAACCCATTGCATATTAGCAAAATCAAGCTCTCCTGAAATTATGCACTGTTGAATCAATTCAATTTTTTCTGCTAAATTCTTCGCCAACATAGTTTTTCCCAAGTTTTATAGACCATCATAAAAAGATAGTGAAGGTAATGGTAACTAACAAGATAAAATCTTCATTTAAGTCAATCCATAGACGAGCACTGCTATCTTCTTGCATGAGGTTATTTCTGAAAAAGATCTCTGTCGCACACCATTGTAAGATTATGTTATAAGTAGAAGAAGCAGCGTTTTTGTGATACTGCTCCATACTATTATTAATAACACTGATTATATATTTATAAAGTATTTCTCTTTCCTTCTTCTACCGTCATATCGCTTGCATCAACATTTCCTTCTAACATAACCCAATTATCCATACTTTCTAATTCTTCTATAGCCTTTTGTTCTGCATCCATTTTTTCCGCAAGTGCCTTAAGTTTTGCTTCTCTGCGACTATCCCAAAAGTTGGTTATGGTAGGAGAAACATATTCATTGTAGAGATAACCGAATAAATTTAACGACTCAAGTGCAACAATCGTACCACCACCAGCCACAAGACCACCTACAGCAGCACCTTTGGTTGTCATGACTTTGACTGTCTCTTGATATGCCATTTCACCTGCTTCATGGGCAAGGCCAGTCACATTTGCTCGTATCAGCAGCTCTGCACCTGGAATCCCATTCATGCCTGTTTCTTCTAAAATTTGCTGTACAATCTGGTCTCCACTCTCTTTTACAGTTTCTTTTACTGCATTGCCAACTTTCTCACCTAATTCATAACCCATTGCATTTCCAATAAAACCACCAACAACAGGTCCTACCGTGGTTGCGGCAACGCCTGCGACTTTCATTACAGTAGCATGCTCAATCACACAATCAAATTGATTGACTGAAGGAGAAGCAACTACATCTAAAATCTCATTATCTGTAGACGCTACTTCAAGTACGGAACTTGGTTGTACTGGAACAAGCACGCCATTTTCTTCATCATTCAATTCTTCAATAATCACGGTTTGTTGAGTTGCTTGTTTAGGTGCTTTTAACATAATATACTTTCCTTATCATTTACTTTAATACTAATACTTTGATTTTTTAAATTCTGTGTTGTTTAAGCTGCTGCAGCTGCTGTTCGTTGTGGTGACAGCAACATGAAACTTGCGTTTAAATCTTCATCCACAATTCGAGTGCAGTCATAACTAGGACCTTGATGTTTGCAATATTTTAAAGCTTCCCATTCTTCACAATTCTTATAGTTGTTATACGCGGTTACAAAACCAACATCATAAAGATCTGCTACTTTATCAACAGCATAATCTGTTGCTATATTCAAAGGCATGGCACATAAAGGACCAACCGCCGCAGTATTTAAGGCGTACATACCACCTTTTACTAAAGCTCTACCCAAATTATCACCAGAAATAGCAGCATTTACGCCATTTGTAGCTATCGTTGTGACTGCTTGTGCAGCAAAATGAGCGCCAGGTACCGCAGTTGTAATCGCACCTGCTACTGCCATTTTACCCATTTCCATCGCTGTATTCTTTGCAGTATCTGCAACAAAGTCAGTTGCTACTTCTGTTGCTGGCGCACTGCCCAGGAAGAATCTTTTAAGGGCAAAATAACCATTTGTGATAAAGCTTGGTGTCAGCCTGGACACCAACGTATTTAATATGCTCATCTTGTTTTTCCTATTTATTTCAAATGTGAATATCTGTTCATTTATGCCAATTTACATTAGTGAACTGACTATGTCCAGCATATTGACCTTGAAATGGATAAGTGGGCATTCACAACGATAAATGGTGTTATAAGGGATTATTTTTATGAAATATCATGTAGATATAAAAAAACGGTGTAACTAATCCTAATGAATATGCAATCTAAAAATAGCTTTAAAACAGTTGCAGGAAGGAGCGGGAAAATGAGGAATCTCAACAAAGATAGGCTTGGTAACCTATCTTTGCCAAATTTTATCATTAGATTGTTAATGATTTATTGTAGCGCGCACCTGAATAGGTATTTTCTGCTTTATAAGCAATAGCCAAATCAACTTCTGCAATACAATTTTTGAAAAGCAGATCTGTGTATCGATTCAAGCTTGCTTTTAATCTATCCAAGCTTTCCATTGATTGGTTTACTAAGCGATTCCATCTAGGCATACCCTTTTCATCTACAAGAGGGCAGTTCAAATAAGTACAGATAAACTTATGTCGTTCTTCACGTGTTGCAAGGCAATTAAATTCTGTATTTAAAATACGCAATTTCTTATCATCATGATTCACAGATTGATAACGTTCTTTATCAATAAATAATAATATTTTCTGTATTGGCTCTCTTTCAAAAAAAGTAGGTTTATCTGGCACCCAACCCTTCTTACCATCATCGCGTACAAATTTATCCGTGTATTTCAATAATAGCTCATCCACACTATCTGGACATGGATGAATAGAAACATTAAAACCAACGATATTAGGTAATGCTAAGAACTTAGCATCCCAGCTATGATCATATATGTATTTTTCAGCACTCTTAATATCTTCTGAATTTAAAAGTGGAGCCAGATTAATATTATGAACCAACCAATGCCAAGATTTAGAGACACGCCTTAGTGTCAATAATGTCTTCAAATCAAAAAGCTGAAATATTATCCTCATGATATCATCTGGCAATAATCCAGCATTTTCTATGCGTGTCAGTGGTTTCTTCTCAGATGATATTCCAGATAACATAATATAGCCTCAAAATATAAATTTAAGGGGTATTGTACAATCTATTGAATAATAATAAAAAAAATAAAAGATGAGCGGTAATTTTATCAGCATAACTGAACAAATTATAGGAGTTCAATGAAGACAGATGGAATTTAAAAGATGGATACACTATGATAAATACTTGGCAAAGACAATAATGGATTATATGTATGATACCTTCTCGTGGCTATGCTGTTCAAAATAAAAACACCCCCTTAAGCCCTTATCATTTTCAGAGAAGAGAGCCAGGCCCACATGATGTATTGATTGATATTCTATATTGCGGCATCTGTCATTCAGATCTACATCAAGTTAAAAATGAATGGGGCAATGCACTATACCCGATGGTGCCAGGCCATGAAATTGTTGGCAAAATCCGTAAAGTTGGCGCTCAAGTAACACGCTTTAAAGAAAATGACCTCGCTGGTGTTGGTTGCCTCGTTGATGCCTGTAGAACTTGTCCAAGCTGCCACCAAGGCTTAGAACAATACTGCGAAAACGGCTTTATTTCTACCTACAATGGCTATGAAAAAGACGGGAAAACCCTTACTTTCGGTGGATATTCAGACTGTATTGTGGTGGATGAAAACTTTGTGCTTAAGATTTCTGATAAATTGCCTCTCTCTCATACAGCACCTTTACTCTGTGCAGGTATCACAACTTACTCTCCCTTAATACATTGGAAAGCTCAAAAAGGACAAAAAGTAGGCGTGATGGGTTTGGGTGGCCTAGGTCACATGGCTGTTAAAATCTCCAATGCTTTAGGCGCACATACAGTTTTATTTACGCACTCTGCCCATAAAGAAAAAGATGCATTAAGCTTGGGTGCAAAAGAAGTGATTCTCACAAAAGATGAAAATGCCTTTAAGAAACATGCGAATAGCTTTGACTTAATCATCAATACCATATCAGCAACGATAGATCTTGGACTCTACCTTGAAACACTCAAACGCGAAGGTACCTTAGTTTTTTTAGGTGTGCCTGAACATGAATTAAAACTTCATCCTTCGAATCTGATTTTTAAACGCCGTAATATTGCAGGTTCGCTCATTGGCGGCATCAAAGAAACTCAGGAAATGTTGGATTTTTGTGCACACCACAATATCTCTGCTGATGTTGAAGTTATTCCAATACAAAAAGTAAATGAAGCCTATGAACGCATGCTCAAAGGTGATGTCAAATACCGTTTTGTCATCGATATGCACACACTATAAAAAATTAAAGGGGTGTCCCAGATATCTTTCTATGAAAAATATCTGGGCTTATCTGATTAATATCTCATAAACAGATTATTTTCCAGGTCCAAATTTAGATCTTAACTCTTCTTCTTCCATCTTTGCATCTTCAGCAAGACCATTTACTTCATCATCAGAAATTGCCTCATATGACATTTCAAAATCCATTTCTTCTGTATTTAATTCATCTTCTGAACCAGCTTCATATTCTGGATGGCTTGCCTCAAAAGCTCTATCAACAATTTCATTTAAAGCATCTGTAAACGGATTCTTCTTTTCTTCTTCTTTCTTTGCTGTGAAAAAATTTAACATAATCATATACTATACCTCATTTTGGTTGAATTTTATTAACAATGTGAAGTTTATTCGCTAATTCAAAAAATGAAAGTATAGAGCGATGTACGGAATACATTCACTGATAAAATGAAATTATCTGTCTATTACTTGGTTTATAGTGCATGAAATCATTTAAAGGCAACCAGCCTAGAACTCTTTGGTGCAAGTCGCCTTGCAACTTCAACAGCAGCAGAAATAGCGCTTTCATGCGAATCATTTTCATGAATGCCTGGGAACCAAAGCCCCTTTTTGCCCTCTTGTTTTTGTGCGGCTTTATAAGCTTTATAGTAAGCCATATTCATATGTGTATGCTCAAAATTATAAACTGCATATGGATCTTCTGGCATAG is part of the Candidatus Berkiella cookevillensis genome and harbors:
- a CDS encoding F-box protein, whose amino-acid sequence is MLSGISSEKKPLTRIENAGLLPDDIMRIIFQLFDLKTLLTLRRVSKSWHWLVHNINLAPLLNSEDIKSAEKYIYDHSWDAKFLALPNIVGFNVSIHPCPDSVDELLLKYTDKFVRDDGKKGWVPDKPTFFEREPIQKILLFIDKERYQSVNHDDKKLRILNTEFNCLATREERHKFICTYLNCPLVDEKGMPRWNRLVNQSMESLDRLKASLNRYTDLLFKNCIAEVDLAIAYKAENTYSGARYNKSLTI
- a CDS encoding NAD(P)-dependent alcohol dehydrogenase, which translates into the protein MIPSRGYAVQNKNTPLSPYHFQRREPGPHDVLIDILYCGICHSDLHQVKNEWGNALYPMVPGHEIVGKIRKVGAQVTRFKENDLAGVGCLVDACRTCPSCHQGLEQYCENGFISTYNGYEKDGKTLTFGGYSDCIVVDENFVLKISDKLPLSHTAPLLCAGITTYSPLIHWKAQKGQKVGVMGLGGLGHMAVKISNALGAHTVLFTHSAHKEKDALSLGAKEVILTKDENAFKKHANSFDLIINTISATIDLGLYLETLKREGTLVFLGVPEHELKLHPSNLIFKRRNIAGSLIGGIKETQEMLDFCAHHNISADVEVIPIQKVNEAYERMLKGDVKYRFVIDMHTL